The Paenibacillus sp. MBLB1832 genome has a window encoding:
- the rpoN gene encoding RNA polymerase factor sigma-54, giving the protein MSQGYRLFQQQSTKLQLSPQLRQAITLLQLSTPDMLQAIQQEVEGNPLLEYEKGYGRTAEAEFNPHYNVVSNKMTLERHLKEQLLFTPELSVDVRRILSFLIGNLDANGYLTISMPDAANYLRVTQAGCEEALRVLQGLEPAGIGARNLQECLLLQIQRTTSSEGGSLMEELVRHHLPDISRNRLTAVSVKLQVPLSELQAAVMDIKRLNPRPAASYHTETVPYILPEVVFVKQGDRYAAYTYEAAWPRLTLNTTYERMARERNGSAEATTFVQSKLYAARFFLRSLEQRRQTILRVAQCMAEEQHEFFMKGAASQKPMTLKIIADQLGLHESTVSRATSGKYAQTPWGIRELKSFFSSSLSTEQGDAASSAAVKALLKTWIGKEKHDQPYSDQKLADLLAQSGISISRRTVAKYREELRIPSSQLRKRI; this is encoded by the coding sequence ATGAGTCAGGGGTATCGCCTGTTTCAGCAGCAATCAACCAAGCTGCAATTATCACCGCAATTGCGTCAAGCGATTACACTTCTTCAGCTTTCTACACCTGACATGCTGCAAGCCATTCAGCAAGAAGTAGAGGGAAATCCCCTATTAGAATACGAGAAGGGGTATGGAAGAACGGCAGAAGCAGAGTTCAATCCCCACTATAACGTGGTTTCGAACAAGATGACGCTGGAGCGGCATTTGAAAGAGCAGCTTCTTTTTACTCCCGAATTATCAGTGGACGTTCGCCGCATCCTTAGTTTTCTGATCGGCAATCTGGACGCGAATGGTTACCTAACTATATCCATGCCTGACGCTGCCAATTACTTGCGTGTCACGCAAGCTGGTTGCGAAGAGGCGCTTCGTGTTTTACAAGGACTCGAACCCGCAGGCATTGGGGCACGCAATTTACAAGAATGCCTGCTGTTGCAAATTCAGCGAACCACATCCAGCGAAGGCGGCTCCCTCATGGAGGAGCTCGTCCGCCACCATTTGCCAGACATCAGCCGTAATCGGTTAACAGCCGTATCTGTAAAGCTGCAGGTTCCTTTGTCAGAGCTGCAGGCAGCCGTCATGGATATCAAAAGGTTAAATCCACGGCCAGCTGCCAGCTACCATACGGAAACCGTGCCTTATATCCTGCCTGAAGTCGTGTTCGTCAAACAGGGCGATCGCTATGCGGCCTATACCTATGAGGCGGCTTGGCCACGATTAACCTTGAATACCACGTATGAGCGGATGGCACGCGAGAGGAATGGCAGCGCAGAGGCGACGACATTTGTGCAGAGTAAACTATATGCAGCCCGCTTTTTTCTGCGAAGCCTAGAGCAGCGCCGCCAAACCATTTTGCGTGTCGCGCAATGCATGGCGGAGGAGCAACATGAATTCTTCATGAAGGGAGCAGCCAGTCAAAAGCCGATGACCCTGAAGATCATCGCCGATCAGCTTGGCCTGCATGAATCAACGGTAAGCCGTGCTACCTCAGGAAAGTACGCCCAGACGCCATGGGGCATCCGTGAGCTGAAGTCGTTTTTCTCTTCAAGCTTATCAACCGAACAGGGAGACGCAGCCTCGTCGGCAGCGGTGAAGGCACTGCTTAAAACATGGATCGGGAAAGAGAAGCACGATCAGCCATATTCGGATCAGAAACTAGCTGATCTGCTCGCACAATCGGGCATTTCCATCTCAAGAAGAACGGTAGCCAAATACCGAGAAGAGCTGCGAATTCCTTCTTCCCAACTCAGGAAACGCATATAG
- the ablB gene encoding putative beta-lysine N-acetyltransferase, with protein MSNELRGSTNMTENGSNYSVSFCLDFTNKRLRVEDYRYQGTMDCLYERVTQLAAHHGLTKVFFKAREEDWRILLAKGCMLEGIYKGYFRGQDAFCMAVYFDLVRRNSDYWLEEDQLMRQVLALPRKPERPEVPEGLLLRMAGSSDAESLSELYRQTFQTYPTPMNDSAYVAHTMEEGTIYYLVEVIEASEPKKHLISAASAEMNATYANAEMTDCATLPTYRNRGLMRLLLHALEDELLSRGITCAYSLSRALSFGMNAAFYQMNYDYYGRLTKNCDIYDKFEDMNLWAKDLRHP; from the coding sequence ATGTCTAATGAGCTGCGGGGATCTACGAACATGACCGAGAACGGCAGCAATTATTCCGTTAGCTTTTGCCTCGATTTCACGAATAAACGGCTGCGAGTCGAAGACTACCGCTACCAGGGTACGATGGACTGTCTATATGAACGGGTTACGCAGCTGGCCGCACACCATGGGTTGACCAAAGTGTTCTTTAAGGCACGAGAAGAAGATTGGCGGATTTTGTTAGCGAAAGGGTGCATGTTAGAGGGCATCTATAAAGGGTATTTCCGAGGCCAGGATGCCTTTTGCATGGCGGTATATTTTGATTTGGTGCGGAGAAACAGCGACTATTGGCTGGAGGAAGATCAATTAATGAGGCAAGTGTTGGCGCTCCCTCGCAAACCGGAGCGGCCTGAGGTGCCAGAAGGTCTCCTGCTGCGTATGGCGGGAAGTTCGGATGCCGAATCTTTATCCGAGCTGTATCGTCAGACGTTTCAAACGTATCCGACTCCGATGAACGATTCAGCTTATGTGGCGCACACCATGGAAGAAGGAACGATTTATTATTTGGTGGAAGTGATTGAGGCTAGTGAGCCGAAAAAGCACTTGATCAGCGCTGCCTCCGCGGAAATGAATGCGACGTATGCAAATGCAGAGATGACGGACTGTGCGACACTGCCCACGTATCGCAATCGCGGTTTGATGCGCCTGTTGCTGCATGCTTTGGAAGATGAGTTGCTTTCTAGAGGGATCACTTGCGCATACTCGCTGTCCAGAGCGCTATCGTTCGGGATGAATGCAGCCTTCTATCAGATGAATTATGACTACTATGGCCGGCTCACGAAAAACTGCGACATCTATGATAAGTTTGAGGATATGAATTTATGGGCCAAAGACTTAAGGCATCCTTAG
- a CDS encoding YokU family protein, which translates to MTCPWCENPNVQESVKDCYWIMPDGKRAVQIKDVPAIACPSCGLFVTEATSQNIDDRLYWNDVTALGPAFTYEELLKAPRLKNWFLK; encoded by the coding sequence TTGACATGTCCATGGTGTGAGAATCCTAATGTGCAAGAAAGTGTGAAAGATTGTTACTGGATCATGCCTGACGGAAAGAGGGCTGTTCAAATTAAGGATGTACCCGCTATAGCCTGCCCGTCCTGTGGCTTATTCGTCACGGAGGCGACATCACAAAATATCGATGATCGGCTGTATTGGAACGATGTGACGGCATTGGGACCTGCATTTACTTATGAGGAGCTGTTGAAAGCTCCGCGATTAAAGAATTGGTTTTTGAAATAA
- a CDS encoding aspartate aminotransferase family protein encodes MKREHLIKPVLGQPYAIIRSGKGVFLYDDQGKTYLDASSGAITAGIGHGVQEVIDAMAEQAGKVSFVYRSQFTSEPAEELAKKLSDLTPGQDYWSFFVNSGSEATETAMKIAIQHWQERGLPSKNKVISRRMSYHGITMGALSMSGHALRRRRFISLLADYPVVEPPYCYRCPLQKTYPTCQIACADDLAAAIQRIGAEHIAAFIAEPIVGAAGGAITPPDDYYKKIKTICELNNILFIADEVMTGIGRTGKMFAMEHYGVEPDLIALGKGMSAGYTPIAATMVKDHVMAPILQGSRSVMSGHTFSANPQSAAVALAVIRYIEGHHLVHAAHTRGSYLIAKLQTMAVGIPIIGDVRGKGLLLAIEFIQDRVSKQLFPPEAAITTRIIDAAFHKGLLMYPAAGAIDGAGDAILVAPPLVITEAEIDLLVQLLEESIRQVMVEITDSETEMI; translated from the coding sequence ATGAAGCGGGAGCATTTGATCAAACCAGTGTTAGGTCAACCCTATGCGATAATCCGCAGCGGCAAAGGTGTTTTTTTGTACGATGATCAGGGGAAAACGTATCTGGACGCTTCATCAGGCGCAATCACAGCTGGGATTGGACACGGCGTGCAAGAGGTTATCGATGCCATGGCGGAGCAGGCTGGCAAGGTTTCCTTCGTGTACCGTTCCCAATTTACGAGCGAACCAGCAGAGGAGCTGGCGAAAAAGCTGAGTGATCTAACGCCAGGCCAGGATTACTGGTCATTTTTCGTAAACAGCGGGTCGGAAGCAACGGAAACCGCGATGAAAATTGCGATCCAACATTGGCAAGAAAGGGGTCTCCCCAGTAAAAATAAAGTGATTTCCCGGCGCATGAGCTATCATGGCATCACGATGGGGGCGTTATCCATGTCTGGCCATGCGCTTCGGCGGAGGAGGTTTATTTCGCTATTGGCGGATTACCCCGTTGTAGAGCCTCCTTACTGCTATCGTTGTCCGCTGCAAAAAACGTATCCGACCTGCCAAATCGCTTGTGCAGACGATCTGGCAGCAGCGATACAGCGCATCGGTGCTGAGCATATTGCTGCCTTTATTGCAGAGCCGATCGTGGGTGCCGCAGGCGGTGCCATTACCCCGCCAGACGATTACTACAAGAAAATCAAAACCATATGTGAACTGAACAATATCTTGTTCATCGCCGATGAAGTCATGACGGGGATCGGCCGCACAGGCAAGATGTTCGCGATGGAACACTATGGTGTCGAGCCTGATCTCATCGCGCTAGGGAAAGGGATGAGCGCTGGCTATACGCCAATCGCAGCCACCATGGTGAAGGATCATGTCATGGCGCCTATTTTGCAAGGCTCACGAAGCGTCATGTCGGGGCATACGTTCAGCGCGAATCCGCAGTCGGCGGCGGTTGCGCTCGCGGTGATTCGCTATATCGAGGGGCACCATCTCGTACATGCTGCGCATACCCGAGGCAGCTACTTGATTGCAAAGCTGCAGACGATGGCAGTCGGCATTCCGATCATTGGCGATGTCAGGGGGAAAGGGTTGCTGCTAGCCATCGAGTTCATCCAAGACCGAGTGAGTAAACAACTTTTCCCGCCTGAAGCAGCGATCACGACACGCATCATCGATGCGGCGTTCCATAAAGGGCTACTCATGTATCCAGCCGCAGGAGCCATTGACGGAGCAGGTGACGCTATCCTTGTAGCGCCGCCACTGGTGATCACAGAAGCCGAGATCGACCTGCTCGTTCAATTATTAGAAGAATCGATTCGGCAGGTGATGGTAGAAATCACCGATTCGGAAACGGAGATGATCTAA
- a CDS encoding CoA transferase subunit A, whose protein sequence is MGAQAPSKVKSLGDALEVIHDGCTLMFGGFGGIGTPPTLVEGLMAKGVKDLTLIGNDTGFPHIGIGQLVTAGRVKKVITSHIGSNPNAGKMMEAGSMEVIFFPQGTLCEKIRAGGVGLGGILVDVGVGTMMEQGREAVRIGGKMYLVEPALTAEVAIVHARKADPYGNLVYDKSGRNLNPLVAMAGQFTIAEVDEIVPLGELDEESIITPGIFVDMVIPSKGVTWQWVWEKKPVIE, encoded by the coding sequence ATGGGAGCGCAGGCGCCTAGCAAGGTGAAATCGTTAGGGGATGCACTTGAGGTCATTCACGACGGCTGTACGTTGATGTTTGGTGGTTTTGGAGGCATCGGTACACCGCCAACACTCGTAGAGGGCTTAATGGCCAAAGGCGTAAAGGATCTGACCCTGATCGGCAATGACACGGGTTTTCCTCATATCGGTATTGGGCAATTGGTTACAGCAGGGCGGGTGAAGAAAGTAATCACTTCCCATATTGGCTCCAACCCTAATGCAGGAAAGATGATGGAGGCTGGCTCCATGGAAGTCATCTTCTTTCCCCAAGGCACACTTTGCGAGAAAATTCGTGCGGGCGGAGTTGGTCTTGGCGGCATTTTAGTTGATGTAGGAGTTGGAACGATGATGGAGCAGGGGCGGGAAGCGGTTCGAATCGGAGGCAAAATGTACTTAGTTGAGCCCGCCTTGACGGCTGAAGTGGCGATTGTTCATGCCCGCAAGGCTGACCCTTATGGCAATCTGGTTTACGATAAAAGCGGCAGAAATCTCAATCCGCTCGTGGCGATGGCTGGGCAATTCACGATTGCCGAGGTTGATGAAATTGTTCCGCTCGGTGAGCTGGACGAGGAAAGTATCATAACGCCTGGCATTTTCGTTGACATGGTGATTCCGAGCAAAGGGGTGACGTGGCAATGGGTATGGGAGAAGAAACCCGTGATCGAATAG
- a CDS encoding 3-oxoacid CoA-transferase subunit B encodes MGMGEETRDRIAKRAAQELRNGMAVNLGIGIPTLVADHVPSDVYVTFHAENGILGAGGAPAQGEEDAFLCNAGGYPVTTVEGASYCDSAIAFAMIRRGRIDISILGALEVSERGDLANWIVPGKRVAGIGGAMELAQKAKKVIALMNHVNKLGESKIRKVCELPLTAQACVSLIITEMAVMEVTEQGLLLKEVMCPYTVEDVIHYTEAPLLISDDLIYIP; translated from the coding sequence ATGGGTATGGGAGAAGAAACCCGTGATCGAATAGCGAAGCGAGCCGCTCAAGAACTGCGAAACGGGATGGCTGTTAATTTGGGCATCGGGATTCCGACGCTGGTTGCGGATCATGTGCCATCGGATGTTTATGTTACTTTCCACGCTGAAAATGGCATTCTGGGAGCGGGTGGGGCTCCAGCACAAGGCGAAGAAGATGCCTTTCTGTGCAATGCTGGCGGCTATCCTGTCACGACGGTTGAGGGGGCCTCCTATTGTGACAGTGCGATCGCTTTTGCGATGATCCGAAGAGGACGCATCGACATTTCCATTCTGGGCGCGTTGGAGGTGAGCGAGCGGGGGGATTTGGCGAACTGGATCGTGCCAGGCAAGCGAGTAGCAGGGATTGGCGGGGCGATGGAGCTTGCGCAGAAAGCCAAGAAAGTCATTGCGCTCATGAACCACGTCAATAAGCTCGGTGAATCGAAAATCCGCAAGGTATGCGAATTGCCTTTAACAGCACAAGCTTGCGTCTCCCTCATCATTACGGAAATGGCGGTCATGGAAGTGACGGAGCAGGGCCTTTTATTAAAAGAAGTCATGTGCCCGTATACCGTGGAGGACGTCATTCATTACACCGAAGCGCCATTGCTCATCTCGGATGACCTTATCTATATTCCTTAA